The Maylandia zebra isolate NMK-2024a linkage group LG1, Mzebra_GT3a, whole genome shotgun sequence DNA segment TTTGCTATTCTTCACGGATGGGGAGGAGAAGCCGGTGTCTTCTCTGGCGTGAAAAGCAATAGATGTGTTCCCAGTTCTATCCCGATGCCATTTGCCACCCAAACTGAGGAACGTTCTGCTGCCTCGCACCAGTTGACATCTGACTAATCAGATTCTATTCCCTGTCTGCTACTAGGGGGAAATCGCTTGCGAGGGGAGGGCACactgtctcccctccctctgctCTAATCCATCTATCACTGTCTATCAGACTGTCAATTTCCACTCACCTCACTGCTTACCTCTTTTTCAATTCATCTCCTGGAAAGGCTGAAGGCCCTGAGTTTCTACTGCGTCTACTGCTTCATTTTAAGGTTTTACTGAAAttatgaaagagaaaaaaacctaaTGCTTTTATGCAAATAATTTGGTATTCCATGCtcagaaatgtatattaatGTAATCCTCTGTGACAGTGGTTTAATTTCTTCATAGAAATGTGACAGTGTAACTTTTAAAGACAACAGCTGTTGGAATGGCGGGACTTATCCTAGAACATAAGCAGTGAAAGGCAGTCTGGCACTTTTCACGGCACTCAggatttctgctgctgcagcttcactctGTCTGGTATGGCCCGATGTTTTTAGCAGATAAAATCTGAGAACTCTGGGAAAATGCGATCACATATGCTGACTTTATGATGTGGTACCTGGTATACAGCATAAAGTATGTTGTATATAAGCATGTCCTCAGTGTAGCTAATCtgtaaaaatgaaaggaaattacaaaaacacacacacggttcAAGAAAAATGTAGTGTACGTCTAAAATAACATTGCAAAGCATTCTCTTAAATTGATAATTTTccaaatcaataaaaataatttaaacaaaaatcACTATTGTCACTGGCCATGGTGACACAACCCTCTTGGGTCCACATTAATAGATAATTGCTTTTAAAGTTGGCATTTGCACCACTGATTAATAAATACACCATTCACAGAGACTCTCGAAAGCGACTGTCAATTACCAGTGATGAATAATTCCAATCAAAATCTAATCTAATTAAACTGCCTTTTATTGTCTTTTTAGACTTCAGTTACCAATGACTCATTAATATGCATGTTTTAACCCTCATGTTTTAAACATTACAGTGTACAGGGGATTTTCAAAAGCACTTTGaataggattttttttccatttctgttgCCTAGAATCCTGTTTTGCATCGTTGATACTGGCTGAAATTTAGATTGATGTGGCTTATCATCTGTCCTCCCATCAGCCCAGGAAATGAAGGGAGAATAAAGAtggaaaataaaggaaattAAAACTAGGTCACAGAATTTACCTGGGATTTCAAGTATAACATTTTTTCTATCACTGGCTCTTCTTATTTATTAATCTCCACTTTTCCTCTACATCTTTTGATTCCTTATGATtctttctatctatctatctatctatctatctatctatctatctatctatctatctatctatctatctatctatctatctatctatctatctatctatctatctatctaatcAGGAAATCACAGTCAGATATCAAGGGCAGTTGTGGCCATCAGAGTAATGGACATTAACGACAATGCACCCGAATTTGCCACCGAATACGAGGCCTTTTTATGTGAAAATGGAAAGCCTGGACAGGTAAGGAAAGAAGACGCTCATTCATCAAAGCAGTTATCTATCAATTTCTTACTCTctgtccttttctttctctttctcctcctttgTAATGATTGGCCACAGTGAATTATAGGCTATTTATTTCAGTGGGAAACTACAGAGGTGGGAGTACGGTCTTTTTTCTCCACAAAAGTCCTCCTTCCACACAGTGTGCGCTGAGCAAAGGGGAAATGAGAGCAGTCAGGATTGATCAGAGTGGATCATAATTCAAGACTGTCTTTCATGTCCTCCTCCAGATGGCACAATGCTTCCCCCAGCCAAAAATCGTGGACAAGTACTTAGCATTCTCCTTTTCATCAATCGACCTCATTCACGGGACCTGTGTATATACCATAGGGAGTTTTATtgaaaggaggagagagaaaaaaaagtaaacagagAAAAGATGAAACTGTCCTGCCGGGCCTGAATTCTAATTTCCAATAAATCATAAAGACATACAGTGTGATAAGACCTATGATGACAGATTAACAGATAGAGCCAGGAGcctgaaagtgtgccagactaGACAGGACCTCATTGATAATAATCTCAAACTCCAGGAATGAATAGGGCACATATTTCATCAGGTATGATCCAGCCACTATTACACTGAGGCAATCTGCGGTGGCAAAAACAGAGTAATGAATAGGCTGCCTCCTCTAATGGTTTTGAGCCCTCCTCTGTAAATCTGCTTTTCTATCTGTTTTCAACACAGGTGATCCAGACTGTCAGTGCAGTGGACAAAGATGACCCAATCCAGGGCCATTACTTTGACTATCGTTTAGTCCCTGAGATGCTAAACAACCCCAATTTTACCATCAAAAACAACCAAGGTGAGAAGCAGGTGACATCAGAGAAAAATAAGTCTTTTGTGGCAGAATGACTGAAGTTTCTGCAAATTTTTTCAATGGCTTTCCAGTCTAATCTCCAACCCGCGGCACGTTAGCCATACTGGAGATGAAATCTGGTGGATCAGTGTAGCTCACAATTAGCAGATGTGAAATTGTCTGGACACCAGCTTCTTTTTACTCCCCAGCGCGTTTTGAGGGAAACTAAATGAATGGGATCCAAATGGCTTTTCCTGGTATTCTTTCAGCTAAATGTAGGGTGACTTCCTAGGAGCTGTTGCAGTGTGGCAGATGGTACTAAATTTATTTGCTAAATACTCTGAATGGTTTATTTGCcattttctcatgttttttATTCCATTCCTCTTCTCTTGCCTTTCCTTCATTACCGACTCTGAACCGACTGTGTTCACCATGAGTTGTGTAATAGTTTCAGCTTGGGGCAGAAAGATCTTCATATGGTACTACCCTTCTGTTCCGATGTGGAAGCTGTAGGCAAAGTTACTGCTACCTCTCTTTGATGCAAGATGAGTTTGTATAAATCAGGTCAAGTGGGctaccattttttttattataatatttttaacaaaCCTTGCGCTTCTGAACAGCACTGGCAGGATATGTGCATAACATCCCAACGTGTTATGAATAAAAGGCTGCATCAGCACAGACTTGCTTCAGATTATTTAGTCTTAACTCTGGATCAACTTCAAAGTTTATAAAACATGCATGCTCCTGAATCCTGTCCTTTTGTGCAGAGGAGATTTATTAGTTTCTTAAGATGATGTAACAGATAAAACCTCCACTAGAAATGATTCACCTCTAAAAGCACAGCTCTGTGTTTGACCAGTGAACAAAAAGCCTCCTCTCTTCCTCAAATgcctgaaacaaaagtaaatatGTGTTGTGGTTTGGTTCCATATATTACATACCACACCACAGCAGCCACTTGTCTATGGTAATGTTAAttctaaacagaaaaaagcaccaTTGCACCATATTCCTCTGCACTTGAGTGACTATTTCTATCTGAGGCGGCAGCTGTGGGAGACACTTCAGTGAAGAGCGCCGGGCTCCTGTGAGCCTCTGTgtgctgcttttgtttgtgATGATGAGTCTAATTGTAGGGAATGCACAGTGAAGAGGTTAGGGGTAGCCTGCCATGGGGAAAATGGCGAAGGTTCTGACCAGCTATATAGAAGATACTGAGCGTCCTCACAACTGAGTATTCAGTAGGCGGGATGCAACAGAGCAGGGCTTCCCATCCTTGGTAGCTGAGACAACATACTCACCATGATGCAAAAAATGTAATTCTGCTGATAGACATTATTTTCACACTAACATTTGTATGAGGAAATAACACAATGTTCCTTTTACAAATGCAATGTTCAACACATTAGGAATAAAATGTACTGTTGCTAAATTCATTATGCTCAAGGGTTTTACTGCTACAGTTTCTGGTGGCTAATGTCAAATAGTCTTTGACAGGTACTACTTTATCGTCATTAATAGAACAGAATCATCTCCTTTCAATTCTACATCACCTTTTAGCATTATCTTTATACTTGCGACTATTCAGAGTGATccttgtttattaaaaaaattaaagggtCCATCAAAAATTTAATTCCTACTTGGCAACACTTTTTTTCCTGGGTGCCTCCAATATTTGAGGTTCATCTCTAGGTGCCCTCCTATTTCCATGACCATCAAGATATATTATGAATAAATGTCATACATACATGCACCGTACATGCGTTTATCTGCTTTTGATTGCCAGAGTGCCTGCTGCACACACTCTACATATGCAATCCACACAGTATATCCAAATTTAAACTGCAACCTTGTAATCCAGGACCTAATACAGTTAGACAGACAGTTAGATGCTGAATAATTTTCTCTAAAATTGCTCCTTCACTTTACCTCTACTTTTTTTTAGCATCATTGTGAGCGGGACAAGTAGCACTGTCCAGTAACTGCAACAGTCCATATCGCAGTTACTGGTTATGATACATTGCTGATAAATCGTCtcttaaaaatttaaatataaacagaCTTTTCAAATAAGAGTGTAACTATTCAGACTGCCCAAAGTTTTGTCATTATGCCCCCTCTTTCCTCCTACAACACCAAAGAATTGTGTCTTTCACCCCGACTTGCTGAACCAGCTACAAGACAAAGGTTAGCAAAGGAAAAATGCTTGCTAATGTAATTTTGCAGGCTAATTAGCCAATTAGCTGTACACCGAACAGCTTCAAACTTTACCTGCAAGTGTCAGtcagtttaaatattaattgTTGTAGTCCTTATTCTTCATCACCACTGCTGAATGAGCCTTTACTGCATGTTAACACAAAATTGTCTCCGGCTCTATAAACAACATTTACTGCTGCATGTTAATTTTGTTAATGTTGTGATGCTGAAAGATTGTCAGTGAAACATGTAGTCTTACACTCAGATTTAAGGAAAGGCTTTTTTAGGGACTAATTATTAGTGTCTGTGATTATACAGCATACAATGACATGCCAATAATGAGGACACAATACAACTGTGACACAAACTGACACCCTAACcattttgtatatttatttctaGGCAAATTTGGTCCTACCAATATGACCTCTTTCACTTCTTAGATCCTTTCATGTTAGGttataaaacatttaatttatgtAGGTTGTGAAACTTCAGAGGCATCGGGAATTTGAAAGTGTTTAGACTGTTGGTGTCACTTTTGCTGTCACTGCTGTCATTTGTAGCCTCCCACATAATACGTTATTTATAGCAAATCTTAATTTAAATAAGGCTTTGCTTTTGTCATAGTGACAATTAATATTTCAATGTACACAGTGTTCATCAGAACGCTAACAGTCAGTAGATGAAACACTGTTCAAGTGGCCTAATATATAAAAGGTAAtaaaaacagcattgttgtaAACCTAGTGAGTTCAGTCTGTTTGAAGGTTATGTGCACAGCTGTCTTTCTCTTTGAGTAGAAACTCCGTATGTCGATTGGCAATTCTATTTTTTACCATCAATAGTTGCTAGGAAAATGCAAATCATCTGCATATCAGAACATGCCCCAATGGTTTACTTCACTATAGTTTATACTTCTTACTATGCAGTGCTCAATGATCTAAATAAAAAGGGACATGTCGGTGCTCACAAAGCAGAGTGTATCACTTTGTGGCAGCActcataagaaaataaatctgagCATATGTTCACATCAATTACAGATTGTGCAAAGCAAATAATTCTATCATGAAGTCTTCCATCTTATGATTAAGTTTGCTCTGTCAACACGAATGTTTCAACTTGGCCCTTCTCTCTGTATCACCCTCAAGCTGCGAGGCAAAGGTTAGACTATCAGAAATCTTGTATGTTTTCCATAAGATCAGCAGGAGTAGGTTCTTATGGGACTGCAAGTGTTTGATAATGTGAGGAGGCTAAGGAGTGCCAGCTAATGAGCAGACAGCTTCACAGAAGTGCCATCAAAGAGCAGCTGGCACCTTTCTGGGTCGACATGTGCCATCTTCTTAGCCAGTGTCGCCTGCCGTGGTCCCTTCATTTCCTTCACTTTCAAAGAGGGACGGCGAATTCAGATTCACCTTTCTTCAGAATCCTCAAATTGGACTGTAGAGAAACGAAGGAAGGTGGTTGGAATCTATCTACAGCATTGGAATGTGAGAATGCTAAAAAGCCTAATGGCGATTGATGTGAAATTAGTTTACCCTCATGCTGCACTGATCTTCACACAATTTAATAATAGAACTTCAGTCTGTCACCACCATGAATAATAATGGGTTTTTCTCACGCCCTTGCAAAAATTCATCTCTGGCTTTACATCTCTCTGACAGACAATTCAATCAGTGTCCTAGCCAAGCATGATACCTTCCGACGACAGAAACAGGAGATGTACTTCCTGCCAATCGTTGTGACGGACAATGGGAATCCGCCGATGAGCAGCACCAACACCTTGACGATCAGAGTCTGTGGGTGCAGTAAGGATGGCATTGTCCAGTCTTGCAACGTGGAGGCGTATGTCTTACCCATTGGACTTAGTATGGGGGCTTTAATTGCCATCCTTGCCTGCATTATACTACTGCTAGGTGAGGTATCCGTTCTGTTGTGCATCATTCCATTGAAGTGGTTTTAATGGATGTTGTAGACATCATAGAATTTTTTCCTCCATAAAAGATGTACTTGTACTAACACAAAAATCCACTTGACCAATCCTAACCTAGTTTCCCGTGTATTTTTCTACCTATTTTTCAATCTTTCTTTCTGACAGTAATAGTAGTACTATTCGTGACCTTGAGGAGACACAAGAATGAGCCTCTGATTATCAAGGATGACGA contains these protein-coding regions:
- the cdh8 gene encoding cadherin-8 isoform X3, whose translation is MDINDNAPEFATEYEAFLCENGKPGQVIQTVSAVDKDDPIQGHYFDYRLVPEMLNNPNFTIKNNQDNSISVLAKHDTFRRQKQEMYFLPIVVTDNGNPPMSSTNTLTIRVCGCSKDGIVQSCNVEAYVLPIGLSMGALIAILACIILLLVIVVLFVTLRRHKNEPLIIKDDEDVRENIIRYDDEGGGEEDTEAFDIATLQNPDGINGYLPRKDIKPDLQFMPRAGQHSGPNGVDVDEFINVRLHEADNDPTAPPYDSIQIYGYEGRGSIAGSLSSLETASSDSDQNYDYLREWGPRFRRLGELYSVGESDRET